A genomic region of Fodinisporobacter ferrooxydans contains the following coding sequences:
- the nadA gene encoding quinolinate synthase NadA, translating into MERKLTDLIELSADELHARIMAAKESLGKDLVILGHHYQRDDVICYADYRGDSLKLAQIAANIRDAKYIVFCGVHFMAETTDILASDEQMVILPDLNAGCSMADMADEQELEECWDVITALYGDSIIPVTYVNSTAQVKAFVGKHGGLTVTSSNAERVLAHAFETKQRVLFLPDQHLGRNTGVKLGIPLQQMCVYDPKEMEIEFPDGEGDPKMILWKGHCSVHTKFEPVHVQEVREKYPDIRVIVHPECPYETVRLADANGSTNYIIQQIERAPAGTKWAIGTEHNLVHRLAKEHPEQMIISLNERICPCLTMNRIDRPHLLWALEQLCTDRSQPVIRVDQETAKWAKLAIDRMLEIS; encoded by the coding sequence ATGGAACGGAAACTGACCGACCTTATAGAACTGTCTGCGGATGAATTACATGCAAGAATCATGGCGGCTAAAGAAAGTTTAGGCAAGGATTTGGTCATCCTTGGACATCACTATCAAAGAGATGATGTGATTTGTTATGCTGACTATCGCGGAGATTCATTAAAGCTTGCACAAATCGCGGCAAATATCCGGGATGCAAAGTATATTGTTTTTTGTGGTGTTCACTTTATGGCGGAAACTACAGATATTCTTGCATCAGATGAACAAATGGTCATATTGCCTGATTTGAACGCCGGATGTTCCATGGCGGATATGGCAGACGAACAGGAATTGGAAGAATGCTGGGATGTTATTACAGCATTGTATGGCGACTCGATCATTCCTGTAACGTATGTAAATTCAACTGCACAAGTAAAAGCGTTTGTCGGAAAACATGGAGGATTAACAGTGACTTCCTCCAATGCGGAACGTGTGCTTGCGCATGCGTTTGAAACAAAACAACGGGTGCTGTTTTTGCCGGATCAACATTTGGGGCGCAATACAGGTGTGAAACTCGGCATACCGTTACAACAAATGTGCGTATACGATCCCAAGGAAATGGAGATTGAATTTCCTGACGGTGAAGGGGACCCCAAGATGATCCTGTGGAAAGGTCATTGCTCGGTTCATACCAAATTCGAACCCGTTCATGTCCAAGAAGTTCGCGAGAAATATCCGGATATTCGTGTAATCGTACATCCGGAATGTCCCTATGAGACCGTTCGACTGGCAGATGCGAACGGTTCGACAAATTATATTATTCAACAAATCGAACGGGCGCCGGCTGGAACCAAGTGGGCGATCGGTACAGAACACAACTTGGTGCATCGGCTTGCCAAAGAACATCCGGAGCAAATGATCATATCTTTAAATGAACGGATTTGTCCATGCTTGACAATGAATCGGATTGATCGTCCCCATTTATTGTGGGCACTGGAACAATTGTGTACGGATCGCTCGCAGCCTGTGAT